The following are encoded together in the Blautia obeum ATCC 29174 genome:
- a CDS encoding FKBP-type peptidyl-prolyl cis-trans isomerase: MKTMTKRTAVAALTGVMAVGMLTGCGEKKLDGTKTVATVDGTEIPLGIVSLSVREGQAQTEAMYKSFMGGQDYSIWSMDAEDGKTYGEQAVEQSLKDVELMYIMKEKAADYNVEVTDDDEQKIADAAAAFMAANSEETLQELAVSEDQIKTYLELQTYKSRMHDPLIADVDKDVSDEEAQQSSFDYVSISTADLSDDEIKQKKEDAQKILDDLKAAGSDGDLNEIAKSVDDSYSSVSGTFDTNEDAAKEDSDEESDSSSSSSAYPDEVMKVLRTLKDGEIGPDVIETDTSYYVVKLDKVNDEEATETKKQSIISTRENKLYTDTTEKWLDDADINVEKKVLKTLKVTDNHKFSIATATPEPTEEAAATETPEVTEAAEETEATATPEATEETEATTTPEVTEAASYNTDSSLEVTDGNKVNIDYVGKIDGVAFDGGSTDGKGTDLVIGSGTYIDNFEEQLIGAHPGDKVEVTVIFPDDYQAADLAGKEAVFDVTVNGIYE; encoded by the coding sequence ATGAAAACAATGACAAAGAGAACAGCTGTTGCAGCTCTTACAGGCGTAATGGCAGTGGGGATGCTCACAGGCTGTGGAGAAAAGAAATTAGATGGAACAAAAACAGTTGCAACAGTGGATGGAACAGAAATCCCGCTTGGAATCGTGAGTCTTTCTGTAAGAGAAGGACAGGCACAGACAGAAGCAATGTATAAGAGTTTTATGGGCGGACAGGATTATTCTATCTGGAGCATGGATGCAGAAGACGGAAAGACCTATGGAGAACAGGCAGTAGAACAGTCTCTGAAAGATGTAGAGCTGATGTACATCATGAAAGAAAAGGCTGCAGACTATAATGTAGAAGTTACAGATGATGATGAGCAGAAGATCGCAGATGCAGCAGCAGCATTTATGGCTGCCAACAGTGAAGAGACACTGCAGGAGCTTGCGGTAAGTGAAGATCAGATCAAGACATATCTGGAGCTTCAGACTTATAAGAGCAGAATGCATGATCCGCTCATTGCAGATGTAGATAAAGATGTTTCTGATGAAGAAGCACAGCAGTCATCTTTTGATTATGTAAGCATCAGTACAGCAGATCTCAGCGATGATGAGATCAAACAGAAAAAAGAAGATGCACAGAAGATCCTGGATGATCTGAAAGCAGCCGGTTCCGATGGAGATCTGAATGAAATTGCAAAATCAGTGGATGATTCTTATTCTTCCGTAAGTGGTACTTTTGATACGAATGAAGATGCGGCAAAAGAAGATTCTGATGAAGAGTCCGACAGCAGTTCTTCCAGCAGTGCATATCCGGATGAGGTTATGAAAGTTCTCAGAACTCTGAAAGACGGAGAAATCGGTCCGGACGTTATTGAGACAGATACTTCTTACTATGTAGTAAAACTTGATAAAGTAAATGATGAAGAAGCTACAGAGACTAAGAAACAGTCAATTATCTCGACAAGAGAGAATAAGCTTTATACAGACACAACAGAAAAATGGCTGGATGATGCAGACATCAATGTTGAGAAAAAGGTTCTCAAGACTCTGAAGGTTACGGATAATCACAAATTCTCAATCGCAACTGCAACACCTGAACCGACAGAAGAGGCTGCAGCAACAGAAACACCAGAGGTTACAGAGGCAGCAGAAGAAACAGAGGCAACGGCTACTCCGGAAGCTACAGAGGAGACTGAGGCTACAACAACTCCGGAAGTTACAGAAGCAGCTTCCTATAATACAGATTCTTCTCTTGAAGTTACAGATGGAAACAAGGTCAATATTGATTATGTAGGAAAGATTGACGGAGTTGCATTTGATGGTGGAAGCACAGATGGCAAAGGAACAGATCTGGTAATCGGTTCCGGTACATATATTGATAATTTTGAAGAGCAGCTGATCGGTGCACATCCGGGAGATAAAGTAGAAGTAACTGTTATATTCCCAGATGATTATCAGGCAGCAGATCTTGCCGGTAAAGAAGCAGTATTTGATGTTACTGTAAATGGAATTTATGAATAA
- the mfd gene encoding transcription-repair coupling factor, with product MKTFLQPLQNLAEMEEIQKQAKKNRGILEISGCMESQKAHLMYGLSGLFPCHLVIAADEKSAKELYEDYRFYDKRVYYYPAKDLLFFQADIHGNLLIRQRMQVIRALLEREDEITVVTSIDGCMDYLVPLEKIEKQLIHFRNDSTLDMDKLTAALVHMGYERVGQVEMPGQFSIRGGIIDIYSLTEENPWRIELWGDEIDSIRSFDAQSQRSLENLDDVTIYPAAEQPMEKNGVSFLDYFKETETLFFLDELNHLEENAKAVQEEFQQSCENRKEKGEISLSGDWMCTWEELCHKINDRNCVAMSLLDPKKSNWKISGQFNITVKSMSSYQSSFELLVKDLKQYKKEGYQIVLLSGSRTRAERLAKDLQEEGLNAFYGQDSDRILQPGEIMVAYGHARRGFEYPLVKFAVITETDIFGKEQKKRKKKKEYNGKRIQDFSELSIGDYVVHEKHGLGIYKGIEKVAVDKVAKDYIKIEYRNGSNLYILATQLDALQKYSGAETAKPPKLNRLGGQEWKKTKSRVRGAVQNIARELVELYAVRQEKEGYVCGPDTVWQREFEEMFPYEETEDQLAAIEDTKKDMESTKIMDRLVCGDVGYGKTEVALRAAFKAVQESRQVVYLVPTTILAQQVYNTFIQRMKEFPVRVDLLCRFRTAAQQKKTIADLKKGQVDIVVGTHRVLSKDVEYKNLGLLIIDEEQRFGVVHKEKIKQLKKDIDVLTLTATPIPRTLHMSMIGIRDMSVLEEPPMDRVPIQTYVMEYDEETVREAINRELRRGGQVYYVYNRVNDIADVTTRIAKLLPDARVDFAHGQMSERELEAVMYAFINGDIDVLVSTTIIETGLDISNVNTMIIHDSDRYGLSQLYQLRGRIGRSNRTAYAFLMYRRNTMLKETAEKRLSAIREYTDLGSGFKIAMRDLELRGAGNLLGAEQHGHMNAVGYDLYCKMLSEAVKEAKGIHTMEDFETTIDLNMDAFIPDSYISNEYQKLDIYKRIAGIETQQDYDDMLEELLDRFGEMPKAVLNLLVIARMKAQAHRCYVVEIKQIARDMKITLYERAKLNPAGIPVLMQKYRRGLQFKNEQEPKFIFTPEGAGNTLTALTDFLTELESLVEE from the coding sequence ATGAAGACATTTTTGCAGCCTCTGCAGAATCTTGCAGAGATGGAAGAAATACAAAAACAGGCAAAAAAGAATCGTGGAATTCTGGAGATCAGTGGTTGTATGGAGTCCCAGAAAGCTCATCTTATGTATGGGCTTTCCGGGCTTTTTCCATGTCATCTGGTAATTGCCGCAGATGAAAAATCTGCGAAAGAACTGTATGAAGATTATCGTTTTTATGATAAACGTGTTTATTACTATCCGGCAAAGGATCTTCTTTTTTTTCAGGCAGATATACATGGGAATCTGCTGATTCGTCAGCGAATGCAGGTGATTCGCGCTCTTCTGGAACGCGAGGATGAGATTACGGTCGTTACCAGTATTGATGGCTGTATGGACTATCTTGTACCTCTGGAAAAAATAGAAAAACAACTGATTCATTTTCGCAACGACAGTACCCTGGATATGGATAAACTGACAGCTGCGCTTGTCCATATGGGGTATGAACGTGTTGGACAGGTAGAGATGCCAGGACAGTTTTCCATCCGTGGAGGAATTATTGATATTTATTCTCTGACAGAAGAAAATCCCTGGCGTATTGAACTGTGGGGAGATGAAATTGATTCGATCCGCAGTTTTGATGCACAGAGCCAGCGTTCTCTTGAAAACCTGGATGATGTTACAATTTATCCTGCAGCAGAACAGCCAATGGAGAAAAATGGTGTCTCATTTCTCGATTATTTTAAAGAAACTGAAACTCTGTTTTTTTTGGATGAACTTAATCATCTGGAGGAAAATGCAAAAGCTGTGCAGGAGGAATTCCAGCAAAGTTGTGAGAATCGAAAGGAAAAGGGCGAGATCAGTCTTTCCGGTGACTGGATGTGTACATGGGAGGAATTGTGTCATAAGATAAATGACAGAAATTGTGTTGCCATGTCTTTGCTGGATCCGAAGAAATCTAACTGGAAAATTTCAGGTCAGTTTAATATCACAGTAAAATCTATGAGCTCTTATCAAAGTAGTTTTGAACTGTTGGTAAAGGATCTGAAACAGTACAAAAAAGAAGGATATCAGATCGTTTTGCTGTCCGGTTCCAGAACCCGTGCAGAACGTCTGGCAAAAGATCTTCAGGAAGAAGGTCTGAATGCATTCTACGGACAGGATTCTGATCGTATTCTGCAGCCGGGAGAGATCATGGTGGCGTATGGCCATGCACGGAGGGGATTTGAATATCCACTGGTTAAATTTGCAGTCATCACAGAGACAGATATCTTTGGAAAAGAGCAGAAAAAGCGTAAAAAGAAAAAAGAATACAATGGAAAGAGAATCCAGGACTTTTCGGAACTTTCCATTGGAGACTATGTAGTGCATGAAAAGCATGGACTCGGCATTTACAAAGGTATTGAGAAAGTTGCAGTAGATAAAGTTGCAAAGGATTATATCAAAATCGAATATCGTAATGGAAGTAATCTGTATATTCTTGCAACACAGCTGGATGCACTGCAGAAATATTCCGGGGCAGAAACAGCAAAACCGCCGAAACTGAATCGGCTTGGTGGGCAGGAATGGAAAAAGACGAAATCCAGAGTCCGCGGTGCCGTGCAGAATATTGCAAGGGAACTTGTGGAGCTTTATGCAGTCCGCCAGGAAAAAGAAGGTTATGTCTGTGGACCAGATACCGTCTGGCAGCGAGAGTTTGAAGAGATGTTTCCGTATGAGGAAACAGAAGATCAGCTGGCTGCGATCGAAGATACTAAGAAAGATATGGAGAGCACCAAGATTATGGACCGTCTTGTGTGTGGGGATGTCGGATATGGCAAGACAGAGGTTGCGCTGCGAGCTGCGTTTAAAGCAGTTCAGGAAAGTCGCCAGGTTGTTTATCTTGTACCGACCACGATTCTTGCACAGCAGGTTTATAACACCTTTATTCAGCGAATGAAAGAGTTTCCGGTGAGAGTAGATCTTCTTTGCCGGTTCCGTACGGCTGCGCAGCAGAAAAAGACAATCGCAGATCTGAAAAAAGGTCAGGTGGATATCGTAGTCGGTACACACAGAGTACTTTCGAAGGATGTGGAATATAAAAATCTGGGACTTCTTATCATCGATGAAGAACAGCGTTTTGGTGTGGTTCATAAAGAAAAGATCAAACAGCTGAAAAAAGATATTGATGTACTGACGTTAACGGCAACACCGATTCCGCGAACACTCCATATGAGTATGATCGGTATCCGCGACATGAGTGTCCTGGAAGAGCCTCCGATGGATCGTGTTCCGATTCAGACATATGTTATGGAGTATGATGAGGAAACGGTAAGAGAGGCGATCAACCGTGAGCTTCGAAGAGGCGGTCAGGTTTATTATGTTTATAACCGCGTGAATGATATTGCAGATGTGACGACAAGGATCGCGAAACTTCTGCCGGATGCTAGAGTGGATTTTGCCCATGGACAGATGAGTGAGCGAGAGTTGGAAGCAGTCATGTATGCATTTATTAACGGAGATATAGATGTACTGGTTTCTACAACGATCATTGAGACCGGACTGGATATTTCCAATGTCAATACGATGATCATTCATGATTCTGACCGATATGGACTTTCACAGCTTTATCAGCTTCGTGGAAGAATCGGACGTTCAAATCGGACTGCTTATGCATTCCTTATGTATCGCAGGAATACGATGTTGAAAGAGACTGCAGAAAAAAGACTTTCTGCGATTCGGGAATATACAGATCTGGGAAGTGGATTCAAGATTGCAATGCGTGATCTGGAACTCAGAGGCGCCGGAAATCTACTGGGAGCAGAACAGCATGGGCATATGAATGCAGTAGGGTATGACCTTTACTGCAAGATGCTCAGTGAGGCAGTCAAGGAGGCAAAGGGTATCCATACAATGGAAGATTTTGAGACAACGATCGATCTGAATATGGATGCATTTATACCGGATTCTTATATCAGCAATGAGTATCAGAAACTGGATATTTATAAGAGGATTGCCGGAATTGAGACACAGCAGGATTATGATGATATGCTGGAAGAATTGCTGGATCGCTTCGGTGAAATGCCAAAAGCAGTTCTGAATCTTCTTGTGATCGCCAGAATGAAAGCACAGGCACACCGATGTTATGTGGTGGAGATCAAACAGATCGCCAGGGATATGAAGATTACATTGTATGAACGGGCCAAACTGAATCCTGCAGGTATTCCTGTACTGATGCAGAAATATAGAAGAGGGCTGCAATTCAAGAATGAACAGGAACCCAAATTTATTTTCACTCCGGAGGGAGCTGGAAATACACTGACAGCTCTGACAGATTTTCTGACGGAACTGGAATCACTTGTAGAAGAATAA
- the pth gene encoding aminoacyl-tRNA hydrolase: protein MYLIVGLGNPGRQYEATRHNMGFDVIDKLVEEYNVPQSGVKFNAMYGKGRIEGQPVILMKPLSYMNLSGGPVRDMANYFKIDPETEMIVIYDDIDLEPGQLRIRKKGSAGGHNGIKHIIQQLGTQTFVRIKVGVGAKPKGWDLADHVLGRFGSNERKLVEEAQERACKAVEMILADSVDAAMNQFNKKMENV from the coding sequence ATGTATCTGATCGTAGGTTTGGGAAATCCCGGAAGGCAGTATGAAGCCACACGCCATAATATGGGATTTGATGTGATTGATAAGCTTGTGGAGGAATATAATGTTCCACAGTCTGGCGTGAAATTCAATGCCATGTACGGAAAGGGAAGAATCGAAGGACAACCTGTCATTCTGATGAAGCCGCTTTCTTATATGAATCTCAGTGGTGGTCCTGTCCGGGATATGGCAAACTACTTCAAAATCGATCCGGAGACAGAGATGATCGTTATTTATGACGATATTGATCTGGAACCGGGACAGCTTCGTATCCGTAAGAAAGGCAGTGCCGGTGGGCACAATGGAATCAAGCATATCATTCAGCAGCTTGGTACACAGACGTTTGTTCGTATCAAGGTTGGTGTCGGAGCCAAACCAAAAGGATGGGATCTGGCAGATCATGTACTTGGCAGATTCGGAAGCAATGAACGTAAGCTTGTGGAAGAGGCGCAGGAGAGAGCCTGCAAAGCTGTAGAGATGATCCTGGCTGACAGTGTGGATGCGGCCATGAACCAGTTCAACAAGAAAATGGAGAATGTATGA
- a CDS encoding GTP-binding protein yields the protein MDEIKVPIYLMTGFLESGKTSFLSFTIQQDYFHTDGKTLLILCEEGEEEYDPAILEANNTVVEVIENEEDFTTDRLVAMDILHQPERVIIEYNGMWLVSNFEKTQLPTGWGVEQQITCVDGSTFQMYMANMKSIFMDMIKNTDMVIFNRCKKEDPLPTYRRGIKVANQRAEVIFEDEEGELGDIFQDEMPFDMNAPVIEILPEDYGIWFVDAMDHPENYEGKTVKFKARVMKPRGMGSKFFVPGRTAMTCCADDTTFLGYVCKSAYAPKLTPGEWVEVTAKVGIEKRNEYQGEEGIVLDAEHVEQCDPLEDEMVYFN from the coding sequence ATGGATGAGATCAAAGTACCGATTTATTTAATGACCGGTTTCCTGGAAAGTGGCAAGACTTCTTTCCTGAGTTTTACCATACAGCAGGATTATTTCCATACGGATGGAAAGACACTTCTGATCCTCTGTGAGGAAGGGGAGGAAGAATACGATCCGGCAATTCTTGAAGCCAATAATACTGTTGTGGAGGTAATTGAAAATGAGGAAGACTTTACAACAGACAGACTGGTTGCCATGGATATTCTTCATCAGCCGGAGCGTGTTATCATAGAATATAATGGCATGTGGCTGGTAAGCAATTTTGAAAAAACGCAGCTGCCGACAGGCTGGGGAGTAGAACAGCAGATTACCTGTGTAGATGGAAGTACTTTCCAGATGTATATGGCGAATATGAAATCCATTTTTATGGATATGATAAAAAATACAGATATGGTTATCTTCAACCGTTGCAAAAAGGAAGATCCACTTCCGACTTATCGACGTGGAATCAAGGTCGCAAATCAGAGAGCAGAAGTTATCTTTGAGGATGAAGAAGGCGAGCTGGGTGATATTTTCCAGGATGAAATGCCATTTGATATGAATGCGCCGGTTATCGAGATTCTTCCGGAAGATTATGGCATCTGGTTTGTGGATGCAATGGATCATCCGGAAAATTATGAAGGCAAAACAGTCAAGTTTAAAGCAAGAGTCATGAAACCTCGCGGAATGGGAAGTAAATTCTTTGTTCCGGGACGTACAGCCATGACTTGCTGTGCAGATGATACTACATTTCTTGGTTATGTATGTAAGAGCGCATATGCGCCGAAACTGACGCCGGGAGAATGGGTAGAAGTTACAGCCAAAGTCGGCATTGAGAAACGTAACGAATACCAGGGTGAAGAAGGTATCGTACTTGATGCGGAGCATGTAGAGCAGTGTGATCCACTGGAAGACGAAATGGTTTATTTTAATTAA
- a CDS encoding CobW family GTP-binding protein — MEKTKIDIISGFLGAGKTTLIKKLLKDAFQGEQVVLIENEFGEIGIDGGFLKEAGIQIREMNSGCICCSLVGDFGASLKEVISKYHPDRILIEPSGVGKLSDVIKAVQGVEEETGLVLNSYTTVVDAKKCKMYMRNFGEFFNNQVEYAGAIIMSRTDIVDEAKAQASLELLREINSKAAIITTPIEKLEGKKLLEVMEHPVSLADELMEEEEVCPECGHVHEHGEHHHHDHDEECGCGHDHDHEEHEHHHHDHDEECGCGHDHAHEEHEHHHHDHDHECGCGHDHHDHHHHHADEVFTSWGRETIKKYTKENLEKMLEALSASDEYGIILRAKGMLPAEDGTWIYFDMVPEETEIREGAPEYTGRLCVIGSKLNEDKLAELFGL; from the coding sequence ATGGAAAAAACTAAAATTGACATTATCTCCGGTTTCCTTGGAGCCGGTAAAACAACACTGATCAAGAAACTTCTGAAAGATGCCTTTCAGGGGGAGCAGGTCGTACTGATTGAAAATGAATTTGGTGAGATCGGCATTGATGGAGGATTTCTGAAAGAAGCCGGAATCCAGATCCGTGAAATGAACTCAGGATGTATCTGCTGCTCACTGGTTGGTGATTTTGGTGCATCTTTGAAAGAAGTTATCAGCAAATATCACCCGGACAGAATCCTGATCGAGCCATCTGGTGTCGGCAAATTATCTGATGTCATTAAAGCAGTACAGGGCGTAGAAGAAGAAACAGGACTGGTTCTGAACAGCTACACTACTGTTGTTGATGCAAAGAAATGCAAAATGTATATGAGAAATTTCGGTGAATTTTTCAACAATCAGGTTGAATATGCCGGAGCGATCATCATGAGTCGTACAGATATTGTTGACGAAGCAAAAGCACAGGCATCACTGGAACTGCTTCGTGAGATTAACTCCAAAGCAGCGATCATCACAACACCGATCGAGAAACTGGAAGGTAAAAAACTTCTGGAGGTTATGGAGCATCCGGTATCTCTGGCAGATGAACTGATGGAAGAAGAGGAAGTATGCCCGGAATGCGGACATGTGCATGAACATGGCGAACATCATCATCACGACCATGATGAAGAATGTGGATGCGGACATGACCACGATCATGAAGAACATGAGCATCATCATCACGACCATGATGAAGAATGCGGATGCGGACATGACCACGCTCATGAAGAACATGAGCATCATCATCACGACCATGATCATGAATGCGGATGTGGACACGACCATCATGACCATCACCATCATCATGCAGATGAAGTATTTACAAGTTGGGGTCGTGAGACAATTAAGAAATATACAAAAGAAAATCTTGAGAAGATGCTGGAAGCTCTTTCTGCATCTGATGAATATGGAATCATTCTCCGTGCAAAAGGAATGCTTCCGGCAGAAGATGGAACATGGATTTATTTTGATATGGTTCCGGAAGAAACAGAAATTCGTGAAGGCGCACCGGAATATACAGGTCGTCTCTGCGTGATCGGATCTAAACTGAATGAGGACAAACTGGCTGAGCTTTTTGGCCTGTAA
- the glgB gene encoding 1,4-alpha-glucan branching protein GlgB, whose protein sequence is MGEKLQFTELDQYLFGQGTHYDIYRKLGAHPTIQRRKKGVYFAVWAPNARSVSVVGEFNNWNTQANPMKKVGPIGVYETFIPGAKVGDLYKFYIIGYHGEELYKADPYGNEAELRPGTASRIADISDYKWKDTTWMKRRPEFDETKDPMAIYEVHPGSWKKHEAKDEDDPGFYNYRELAHELAAYVKKMGYTHVELMGIAEHPFDGSWGYQVTGYYAPTSRYGSVQDFKYMIDYLHRNKIGVVLDWVPAHFPKDAQGLANFDGTAVYEHEDPRQGEHPDWGTKIYNYGRPEVKNFLIANALYWIEECHVDGLRVDAVASMLYLDYGKKDGEWVANKYGDNKNLEAIEFFKHLNTVVLGRNHGTVMIAEESTAWPQVTGKAEDGGLGFSLKWNMGWMNDFLEYMKLDPYFRKDNHNKMTFSMTYAYSEKYVLVISHDEVVHLKCSMVNKMPGYPEEKIRNLKAAYAFMLFHPGKKLLFMGQEFGQLREWSEERELDWYLLNEKPHQDLQEFVKTLLHMYTKYPALYAGDNDPDGFEWINADDAYRSIFSLVRKSPTKRNNLLFIVNFTPVDRPDYRVGVPKKKQYKLIMNEHGLLEKPEVFKAEAQECDHREFSFDYPLPGYGVAVFTY, encoded by the coding sequence ATGGGAGAGAAGTTGCAGTTTACAGAGCTGGATCAGTATCTGTTCGGACAGGGAACCCATTATGACATTTACAGGAAATTAGGAGCCCATCCGACGATACAGAGGCGTAAGAAAGGTGTATATTTTGCTGTGTGGGCACCAAATGCCAGATCAGTTTCTGTTGTTGGAGAGTTTAATAACTGGAATACACAGGCAAATCCAATGAAGAAAGTCGGACCAATTGGGGTATATGAGACATTTATACCCGGAGCAAAGGTTGGAGATCTCTATAAATTCTATATTATCGGCTATCATGGTGAAGAATTATACAAAGCCGATCCATATGGGAATGAAGCAGAACTGAGACCTGGCACTGCATCCAGAATTGCGGATATTTCTGATTATAAATGGAAAGATACTACCTGGATGAAAAGACGTCCGGAATTTGATGAAACCAAAGATCCTATGGCCATTTATGAGGTACACCCCGGTTCCTGGAAGAAACATGAAGCAAAAGATGAAGATGATCCGGGATTTTATAATTACCGTGAACTGGCACATGAACTTGCTGCCTATGTAAAGAAAATGGGTTATACACATGTAGAACTTATGGGAATTGCCGAGCATCCGTTTGATGGCTCATGGGGATATCAGGTCACAGGATATTATGCACCAACCTCCCGTTATGGTTCTGTTCAGGATTTCAAGTATATGATCGATTATCTGCACCGTAATAAGATTGGAGTTGTTCTGGACTGGGTACCGGCACATTTTCCGAAAGATGCACAAGGCCTCGCAAATTTTGACGGTACAGCAGTATATGAACATGAAGATCCGAGACAGGGAGAACATCCGGACTGGGGAACCAAGATTTATAACTATGGCCGTCCGGAGGTCAAAAACTTCCTGATTGCCAATGCACTCTACTGGATTGAAGAGTGTCATGTAGACGGACTTCGTGTTGATGCAGTAGCATCTATGCTTTATCTGGATTATGGAAAGAAGGATGGCGAGTGGGTTGCTAATAAATATGGTGATAACAAAAACCTTGAAGCAATTGAGTTTTTCAAACATTTGAATACCGTTGTACTTGGAAGAAATCATGGAACGGTCATGATAGCAGAAGAATCTACCGCATGGCCACAGGTTACCGGAAAAGCTGAAGATGGAGGACTTGGATTCTCTTTGAAATGGAATATGGGATGGATGAATGATTTTCTTGAATACATGAAATTGGATCCATATTTCCGTAAGGACAATCACAATAAGATGACATTTTCTATGACTTATGCATACAGTGAAAAATATGTCCTTGTCATCTCGCATGATGAAGTTGTACATTTGAAATGTTCTATGGTTAATAAGATGCCAGGCTATCCGGAAGAAAAGATTCGTAATTTGAAAGCTGCGTATGCATTTATGCTGTTTCATCCAGGCAAAAAACTTCTGTTTATGGGACAGGAATTTGGACAGCTGCGTGAATGGAGTGAGGAGAGGGAGCTTGACTGGTATCTTCTGAATGAAAAACCACATCAGGATCTTCAGGAGTTTGTAAAGACGCTTTTACATATGTATACAAAGTATCCTGCATTGTATGCAGGGGACAACGATCCTGACGGATTTGAGTGGATCAATGCAGACGATGCATACAGAAGTATTTTCAGTCTGGTAAGAAAATCTCCTACAAAGAGAAATAACCTTCTGTTTATTGTAAACTTTACGCCGGTTGACCGCCCGGATTATCGTGTCGGTGTTCCAAAGAAAAAACAGTATAAACTGATCATGAATGAACATGGACTTTTGGAGAAACCGGAGGTATTTAAAGCAGAGGCACAGGAATGTGATCACAGAGAGTTTTCGTTTGACTATCCACTGCCAGGATATGGTGTTGCGGTATTTACTTATTGA
- a CDS encoding polysaccharide deacetylase family protein, producing the protein MDKRVLRERMRKKQQQIRRRQMMKKGAYIVAIILVFVFVIRGIILPVINRVGGKNTDKPAQVQAETDTNANTNTGDSGTETQIEKDTNAAIRKPLKGASDLTKASQLTAGWHEDENGKWYQNSDGTYYAGGLQEIDGSTYYFGDNGYTQTGWVSVGFDDYYFSDDGTYDPSQHKTRIAFTFDDGPGEYTDQLLDCLEQNNAHATFFMLGQNVENWQSEVQRMVDIGCEIGSHSWDHLNLYDLDMDAVAKEFSDTDAALEKACGQKASVARAPYGNWSDDIIATVQKPFFTWSLDSLDWSYKDVDKDYNEIMNGDLTDGSIILMHDIHEPSVQAAIKMIPELVQKGYKLMTVSELAAAKGVTLQNANYSDFWDSSLQKGIVAGYNSGSSDGSSDGTAVSDGTTSDDGSTDSSDVSDTGSSDSSDVSDGSDESSDSSSGDDSSGGDDSSGDGSSSDDSSGDNSSDDGSYDDSSGDGSDYADEDSGDGYDTGY; encoded by the coding sequence ATGGATAAAAGGGTATTGCGTGAACGAATGCGCAAAAAGCAACAGCAGATAAGACGTCGTCAGATGATGAAAAAAGGCGCGTATATTGTTGCAATAATTCTCGTATTTGTCTTTGTGATACGAGGAATCATTCTTCCGGTCATTAATCGGGTCGGAGGGAAAAATACAGATAAACCGGCACAGGTACAGGCAGAAACAGATACGAATGCGAATACCAATACGGGAGATTCAGGAACTGAGACACAGATAGAAAAAGACACAAATGCAGCAATCCGTAAACCGCTGAAGGGTGCGAGTGATCTGACAAAGGCTTCACAGCTGACTGCTGGCTGGCATGAGGATGAGAACGGAAAATGGTATCAGAACTCGGATGGTACATATTATGCAGGCGGCCTGCAGGAAATAGATGGTTCTACATATTATTTTGGAGACAATGGTTATACACAGACCGGCTGGGTAAGTGTTGGTTTTGATGACTATTATTTCAGTGATGACGGAACGTATGATCCGAGTCAGCATAAGACAAGAATTGCATTTACGTTTGATGATGGCCCGGGAGAGTATACAGACCAGCTTCTGGACTGCCTGGAACAGAATAATGCACATGCGACATTCTTTATGCTCGGACAGAATGTTGAGAACTGGCAGAGCGAAGTTCAGCGAATGGTAGACATTGGATGTGAGATCGGATCTCATTCCTGGGATCATCTGAATCTGTATGATCTTGATATGGATGCAGTTGCCAAAGAGTTTTCAGATACAGATGCAGCTCTGGAGAAGGCATGTGGACAGAAGGCAAGTGTTGCCAGAGCACCATATGGAAACTGGAGTGATGATATCATTGCTACTGTACAGAAACCATTCTTTACATGGTCGCTGGATTCTCTTGACTGGAGTTATAAGGATGTTGACAAAGACTATAATGAGATTATGAACGGAGATCTTACTGACGGTTCGATCATTCTGATGCATGATATTCATGAGCCATCCGTACAGGCTGCGATCAAGATGATTCCGGAACTTGTGCAGAAGGGTTATAAGCTGATGACTGTCAGTGAGCTTGCAGCAGCCAAGGGAGTTACTTTACAGAATGCAAACTATTCTGATTTCTGGGACAGTTCACTTCAGAAGGGTATCGTTGCAGGATATAACAGTGGTTCTTCTGACGGAAGCAGTGATGGTACAGCGGTATCAGATGGTACTACCTCAGATGACGGCTCAACAGATAGTTCTGATGTAAGTGATACAGGATCTTCGGACAGCAGTGATGTCAGTGATGGAAGTGATGAGAGTTCCGACAGTTCTTCCGGAGATGACAGCTCAGGAGGCGATGACTCTTCCGGGGATGGAAGTTCATCAGATGACAGTTCCGGAGATAACAGCTCAGACGATGGATCTTATGATGACAGTTCCGGAGACGGAAGTGATTATGCAGATGAGGACTCCGGAGATGGGTATGATACAGGATATTAA